The Streptomyces camelliae genome window below encodes:
- the murQ gene encoding N-acetylmuramic acid 6-phosphate etherase produces MTSPDLRRQLASLTTEAFRPDLADIDRLPTLDIARLMNGEDAGVPAAVAAQLPRIAAAIDAVAARMANGGRLIYAGAGTAGRLGVLDASECPPTFNTDPAQVVGLIAGGPSAMVTSVEGAEDSEELARQDLDALKLTTDDTVVGISASGRTPYAIGAVEHARAVGALTIGLACNEHSALAAAAEHGIEVVVGPELITGSTRLKAGTAQKLVLNMISTITMIRLGKTYGNLMVDVRASNDKLRARSRRIVALATGAGDEEIERALAASGGEVKSAILALLADVDGPTAARLLEESGGHLRAALAHAPR; encoded by the coding sequence ATGACCTCCCCCGACCTGCGCCGCCAGTTGGCCTCCCTGACCACCGAGGCCTTTCGTCCCGACCTCGCCGACATCGACCGTCTGCCCACCCTCGACATCGCCCGCCTGATGAACGGCGAGGACGCCGGCGTCCCCGCGGCCGTGGCGGCCCAGCTGCCCCGGATCGCCGCCGCCATCGACGCCGTCGCCGCACGCATGGCGAACGGCGGCCGGCTGATCTACGCCGGTGCCGGTACCGCCGGCCGGCTGGGCGTGCTGGACGCCTCCGAGTGCCCGCCCACCTTCAACACCGATCCCGCCCAGGTCGTCGGCCTGATCGCGGGCGGCCCCTCGGCCATGGTGACCTCGGTGGAGGGCGCGGAGGACTCCGAGGAGCTGGCCCGGCAGGACCTGGACGCGCTGAAGCTCACCACCGACGACACCGTGGTCGGCATCTCCGCCTCGGGCCGCACCCCGTACGCGATCGGCGCCGTCGAGCACGCCCGCGCGGTGGGGGCCCTCACCATCGGCCTGGCCTGCAACGAACACAGCGCGCTGGCCGCCGCCGCGGAACACGGCATCGAGGTGGTCGTGGGCCCCGAGCTGATCACCGGCTCCACGCGCCTGAAGGCGGGCACGGCGCAGAAACTCGTCCTGAACATGATCTCGACGATCACGATGATCCGGCTGGGCAAGACCTACGGAAACCTGATGGTCGACGTCCGCGCGTCGAACGACAAACTCCGGGCCCGCTCCCGCCGGATCGTCGCCCTGGCCACAGGGGCGGGCGACGAGGAGATCGAGCGGGCGCTGGCCGCGTCGGGCGGCGAGGTGAAGAGCGCGATCCTCGCCCTCCTCGCCGACGTCGACGGCCCCACGGCCGCCCGCCTTCTGGAGGAGTCCGGCGGCCATCTGCGTGCCGCGCTGGCCCACGCGCCCCGCTGA
- a CDS encoding MurR/RpiR family transcriptional regulator yields MTQDVKEIFGSPGGSLAAKVRTLAPSMTRSMLRVAEAVANDPAGCAALTVTGLAELTGTSEATVVRTARLLGYPGYRDLRLALAGLAAQQQSGRAPAITTDIAVDDPIADVVAKLAYEEQQTLADTAAGLDIAQLGAAVTALAGARRTDVYGIGASGLVAQDLTQKLLRIGLIAHAHSDPHLAVTNAVQLRSGDVAIAITHSGSTGDVIEPLRVAFEHGATTVAVTGRPDSPVTQYADHVLTTSTSRESELRPAAMSSRTSQLLVVDCLFVGVAQRTYETAAPALAASYEALAHRHRTSPR; encoded by the coding sequence GTGACCCAGGACGTGAAGGAAATTTTCGGAAGTCCGGGCGGCTCGCTCGCCGCGAAGGTGCGCACCCTCGCCCCTTCCATGACCCGGTCCATGCTGCGCGTCGCCGAGGCCGTCGCGAACGACCCGGCCGGCTGCGCCGCCCTCACGGTCACGGGCCTCGCCGAACTCACCGGCACCAGCGAGGCCACGGTGGTGCGCACCGCCCGTCTCCTCGGCTACCCCGGCTACCGGGACCTGCGGCTCGCCCTCGCCGGGCTGGCCGCACAGCAGCAGTCGGGCCGGGCGCCCGCCATCACGACCGACATCGCGGTGGACGATCCCATCGCCGACGTCGTCGCGAAACTCGCCTACGAGGAGCAGCAGACCCTCGCCGACACCGCCGCCGGACTCGACATCGCGCAGCTCGGCGCCGCCGTCACCGCGCTGGCCGGCGCCCGCCGCACCGACGTCTACGGCATCGGGGCGTCCGGGCTGGTCGCCCAGGACCTCACCCAGAAGCTGCTCCGCATCGGCCTCATAGCCCACGCCCACAGCGACCCGCACCTCGCGGTGACCAACGCGGTGCAGCTCCGCTCGGGCGACGTGGCGATCGCGATCACCCACTCCGGCTCGACGGGGGACGTCATCGAGCCGCTGCGGGTCGCCTTCGAGCACGGGGCGACGACCGTGGCCGTCACCGGCCGGCCCGACTCGCCGGTCACCCAGTACGCCGACCACGTACTGACCACGTCCACCTCACGGGAGAGCGAGCTGCGGCCCGCCGCGATGTCCTCGCGGACGAGTCAACTGCTCGTGGTGGACTGCCTGTTCGTGGGAGTGGCCCAGCGGACGTACGAGACGGCGGCGCCCGCGCTGGCCGCGTCGTACGAGGCGCTGGCGCACCGGCATCGCACCAGCCCCAGGTGA
- a CDS encoding DUF4031 domain-containing protein, with product MTLYLDPPAWPGHGRLWSHLISDVSYDELHAFAEKLEVPRRAFDGDHYDIPAHRYADVVAAGAVEVSSRDVVRLLHASGLRRRKGPQPRRT from the coding sequence GTGACCCTGTACCTCGACCCGCCCGCCTGGCCGGGACACGGGCGCCTCTGGTCGCACCTGATCAGCGATGTGTCGTACGACGAACTCCACGCGTTCGCCGAGAAGCTGGAGGTGCCGAGGCGGGCCTTCGACGGCGACCACTACGACATTCCGGCGCACCGGTACGCGGACGTGGTGGCCGCCGGGGCGGTGGAGGTCAGCAGCCGCGACGTGGTGCGGCTGCTGCACGCCTCCGGACTGCGGCGCAGGAAGGGCCCTCAGCCCCGGCGGACGTAG
- a CDS encoding GNAT family N-acetyltransferase produces MRTINGEDVNRAVTGCVAALRPAADRDWTEVTAGGLEWSCWRTAEHIAGALVAYAGQLASGAQDAYVPFDITLDEGTDNTGLLQVIETAGGLLTATLRTTPPGARAFHPFPFRSADREGFAAMGVVETLLHTYDITQGLGLPYEPPADLAESVLAWLFPQVKPGPEPWPTLLWATGRGELPGRAPVTDWRWRNNLVIPADRITLTGLRPAAARDLRLGGDGGLDWIEGGPYEGTRDAAGMLVKAYEAGVHRPEFGVFALVRHEDGRAIGGIGFHGAPDEEGWVEVGYDLAEGARGQGYATEALRTLADWALARDDVRMVIATVEHANVPSQRVVSRAGFTRATVEEERIAHAGHGVEDGLLLYVRQA; encoded by the coding sequence ATGCGAACGATCAACGGGGAAGATGTGAACAGGGCCGTCACCGGATGCGTGGCGGCGCTGCGGCCGGCTGCGGACCGGGACTGGACGGAGGTCACGGCCGGGGGGCTGGAGTGGAGCTGTTGGAGGACGGCCGAGCACATCGCGGGCGCTCTCGTCGCCTACGCCGGCCAGTTGGCGAGCGGCGCCCAGGACGCCTACGTCCCCTTCGACATCACCCTGGACGAGGGCACGGACAACACCGGCCTCCTACAGGTGATCGAGACGGCCGGCGGCCTGCTCACCGCCACCCTCCGCACCACCCCGCCCGGCGCCCGCGCCTTCCACCCCTTCCCGTTCCGCAGCGCCGACCGCGAGGGCTTCGCGGCGATGGGCGTCGTGGAGACACTGCTGCACACCTACGACATCACCCAGGGCCTCGGCCTCCCCTACGAACCCCCGGCCGACCTCGCCGAATCCGTCCTCGCCTGGCTCTTCCCGCAGGTCAAGCCCGGCCCCGAGCCCTGGCCGACCCTGCTGTGGGCCACCGGGCGCGGCGAGCTGCCCGGCCGCGCCCCGGTCACCGACTGGCGCTGGCGCAACAACCTCGTCATCCCCGCCGACCGCATCACCCTCACCGGCCTGCGCCCGGCCGCCGCCCGCGATCTGCGGCTCGGCGGCGACGGCGGCCTGGACTGGATCGAGGGCGGCCCGTACGAGGGCACCCGGGACGCCGCCGGCATGCTGGTGAAGGCGTACGAAGCGGGTGTGCACCGACCGGAGTTCGGGGTCTTCGCCCTCGTCCGGCACGAGGACGGCCGCGCGATCGGCGGCATCGGCTTCCACGGCGCCCCCGACGAGGAGGGCTGGGTGGAGGTCGGCTACGACCTCGCCGAGGGCGCCCGGGGCCAGGGGTACGCGACGGAGGCCCTGCGCACGCTGGCCGACTGGGCGCTGGCCCGGGACGACGTCCGCATGGTCATCGCGACCGTCGAGCACGCCAACGTCCCCTCGCAGCGCGTGGTGTCCCGGGCCGGCTTCACCCGCGCGACCGTGGAGGAGGAGCGCATCGCACACGCCGGGCACGGCGTGGAGGACGGACTGCTGCTCTACGTCCGCCAGGCCTGA
- a CDS encoding HD domain-containing protein, giving the protein MADLDALRSRWLHALLAARDDDSCAPDPYRYADALLRRWQEPQRRYHTLEHLTAVLDRIDVLAEYADDPDVVRLAAWFHDAVYLPERSTNEERSARLAERALPEAGVSRDKTAEVARLVRLTVTHDPADDDRDGQVLCDADLAILAAPPSAYATYTAEVREEYHFVPNDAFREGRSAILRQLLGLPRLFRTPYGQEHWEATARYNLASELELLST; this is encoded by the coding sequence ATGGCCGACCTCGACGCCCTGCGTTCCCGCTGGCTGCATGCCCTGCTCGCGGCACGTGACGACGACTCCTGCGCCCCGGACCCGTACCGGTACGCCGATGCCCTGCTGCGCCGCTGGCAGGAACCGCAGCGCCGTTACCACACCCTTGAGCACCTCACGGCGGTCCTCGACCGCATCGACGTGCTCGCGGAGTACGCGGACGACCCGGACGTCGTACGCCTGGCCGCCTGGTTCCACGACGCCGTGTACCTGCCGGAACGGTCGACGAACGAGGAGCGCTCCGCCCGCCTCGCCGAGCGCGCCCTCCCCGAGGCCGGGGTCTCGCGGGACAAGACCGCCGAGGTGGCCCGGCTGGTCCGGCTCACCGTCACGCACGACCCGGCCGACGACGACCGCGACGGCCAGGTGCTGTGCGACGCGGACCTCGCGATCCTGGCCGCGCCCCCGTCGGCGTACGCCACCTACACCGCCGAGGTGCGCGAGGAGTACCACTTCGTGCCGAACGACGCCTTCCGGGAGGGCCGTTCGGCGATTCTGCGCCAACTCCTCGGACTGCCAAGGCTGTTCCGCACCCCGTACGGCCAGGAGCACTGGGAGGCCACCGCCCGCTACAACCTCGCCTCGGAGCTGGAATTGCTGTCGACCTGA
- a CDS encoding copper homeostasis protein CutC — MSKRAVLEVIALDVEDAVAAQAGGADRLELVTEMAADGLTPAPATVAGIRAAVDIDLRVMLRLTDGFAAGAAGDLERLVRVASELRDAGADQFVLGFLDADGGVDLAAVERVACALDGCAWTFHRAIDRAADREALRKQLADLPGLDTYLTAGAAGGVDEGLPTLLAEAGRRGEPGYGQTVLVGGGLRLEHVRPLRTAGIDAFHIGGAARPAGWAGPVSEEAVREWRRVLDGE, encoded by the coding sequence ATGAGCAAGCGTGCAGTCCTGGAGGTGATCGCGCTCGACGTCGAGGACGCGGTCGCCGCCCAGGCCGGAGGCGCGGATCGCCTGGAGCTGGTCACCGAGATGGCGGCCGACGGGCTCACCCCCGCGCCGGCCACCGTCGCCGGCATCCGGGCGGCCGTCGACATCGACCTGCGCGTGATGCTGCGGCTGACGGACGGTTTTGCGGCCGGAGCCGCCGGGGACCTGGAGCGGCTGGTCCGGGTGGCGAGCGAGCTGCGGGACGCGGGCGCCGACCAGTTCGTGCTCGGGTTCCTCGACGCGGACGGCGGGGTGGACCTGGCGGCGGTGGAGCGGGTGGCCTGCGCGCTGGACGGCTGCGCGTGGACCTTCCACCGCGCGATCGACCGCGCCGCCGACCGCGAGGCCCTGCGCAAGCAGCTCGCCGACCTGCCCGGCCTGGACACCTACCTCACGGCGGGCGCCGCAGGCGGGGTGGACGAGGGGCTGCCGACGCTGCTCGCGGAGGCGGGGCGCCGGGGCGAGCCCGGGTACGGCCAGACGGTCCTGGTGGGCGGCGGGCTGCGCCTGGAGCACGTACGCCCCCTGCGCACGGCAGGGATCGACGCCTTCCACATCGGCGGCGCCGCTCGCCCCGCGGGTTGGGCCGGGCCGGTTTCCGAGGAGGCTGTGCGGGAATGGCGGAGGGTGCTGGACGGGGAATAG